The proteins below are encoded in one region of Ferroplasma acidiphilum:
- a CDS encoding DMT family transporter codes for MGKQADILLFATMVISWSINYPVIKIALNYTGPFTLLFYRILFSSIFIYIIFRPKLHLRITKAEIIPLFILSLLNVLIWMELWFLAETTISASLTSIIIYTYPIISTLMAIVFLKEQYNKYVFLGIGIGFAGLLVIFSNSLLSGFKPGIIIALLGAIVWAIGTIYFMKYHVKRDRESTNFFQMGFALLPSLLIAGIATPSISIFEPSLILILLVLIIAIPGTAVAYFAFLHLNRKYGVSTVSSFLFLVPALSVVFSIIILNEIPSFYEIIGLALVGIGIYFSARGTKIKASAKPVS; via the coding sequence ATGGGCAAACAGGCCGATATACTATTATTTGCTACTATGGTAATTTCATGGTCTATTAATTATCCCGTTATAAAAATAGCCCTTAATTATACAGGGCCATTCACACTATTATTTTACAGAATACTATTCTCATCTATATTTATCTATATAATATTCCGCCCAAAATTGCACCTCAGGATTACAAAGGCTGAAATAATACCACTTTTTATTCTTTCACTGTTAAATGTATTGATATGGATGGAATTGTGGTTTCTTGCTGAAACAACAATATCAGCTTCTTTGACTTCAATTATAATATATACATACCCCATAATATCAACATTAATGGCTATAGTATTTCTCAAGGAACAGTATAATAAGTATGTATTTCTCGGTATAGGAATTGGATTTGCCGGTTTGCTTGTAATATTTTCCAATTCACTCCTTTCAGGCTTCAAGCCAGGAATTATAATAGCCCTCCTCGGTGCCATAGTATGGGCCATCGGTACAATATATTTCATGAAATACCATGTGAAAAGGGATAGGGAATCTACTAATTTTTTCCAGATGGGATTTGCATTGTTGCCATCCCTGCTTATAGCCGGAATCGCTACTCCAAGCATATCCATTTTTGAACCCTCCCTCATATTGATATTGCTTGTACTTATAATAGCTATTCCTGGTACTGCTGTTGCATATTTCGCCTTTCTGCATTTAAATAGAAAATATGGCGTATCTACTGTTTCCTCATTCCTTTTCCTTGTTCCTGCATTATCTGTGGTATTCAGTATAATAATATTGAACGAAATTCCATCATTTTACGAAATCATTGGACTGGCGCTCGTTGGAATAGGAATATATTTCTCGGCACGTGGAACAAAAATTAAGGCATCTGCGAAGCCTGTTTCCTAA
- a CDS encoding metal-sulfur cluster assembly factor, with translation MVTKEEVLEALKEVSDPEIGMDVVNLGLVYDVEITDGNRVYIKMTMTAPTCPVTPWILSEAQKSVENLADVEAADIELVWDPQWNPEMMTDYAKEQLNMY, from the coding sequence ATGGTAACCAAAGAAGAAGTTCTTGAAGCGTTAAAAGAGGTATCAGACCCTGAAATAGGGATGGATGTGGTCAACCTTGGTTTAGTTTACGATGTTGAAATTACAGATGGAAACAGGGTTTACATAAAGATGACTATGACTGCCCCAACATGCCCTGTGACACCGTGGATTTTATCAGAAGCACAAAAATCAGTTGAAAACCTTGCAGATGTGGAGGCAGCTGATATAGAACTCGTATGGGATCCGCAATGGAACCCGGAAATGATGACAGATTACGCCAAAGAACAATTAAATATGTACTGA
- a CDS encoding GTPase domain-containing protein, which produces MVQKLIWKVTVTGKKNSGKSSIVSRAVYNTATQISSRGFIRKKVNTNFMSEDYDIDLLFLEMPYETLNDKFLSKSTFVLFVVDITDMESLQDAGKFLSEFPDMEVFIIATKSDMRYASEFWEPEISKLADKYGSIYFIYSSHDDFSGILNDVIGYALAKIYNPSK; this is translated from the coding sequence ATGGTTCAGAAGCTGATCTGGAAAGTTACGGTTACAGGCAAAAAAAATTCTGGAAAAAGTTCTATAGTTTCCAGGGCTGTTTACAATACGGCCACACAGATAAGTAGCAGGGGGTTTATCAGGAAGAAAGTAAATACAAATTTTATGTCCGAGGATTATGATATAGACCTTTTATTCCTTGAAATGCCATATGAAACACTGAATGACAAATTTCTTTCCAAATCAACATTCGTATTGTTTGTTGTGGATATTACCGATATGGAAAGCTTGCAGGATGCAGGCAAATTTCTAAGCGAGTTTCCGGATATGGAAGTATTTATTATTGCTACCAAATCGGATATGAGGTATGCATCAGAGTTCTGGGAACCTGAAATATCAAAACTTGCGGACAAGTACGGATCAATATACTTTATTTACAGTAGCCATGATGATTTTTCAGGCATTTTAAACGATGTTATAGGTTATGCTCTGGCAAAAATTTATAATCCGAGTAAATAA
- the truD gene encoding tRNA pseudouridine(13) synthase TruD — protein MEDSIIGINGYSTDTPGIDGNIKYDPESFIVNEIPVTIPENNNGKYTILKVRLRNWDTNKFLMYLADQLHISNKRITYAGTKDKIGITTQYFCINMPENQQINNISIKDAEIISSFRTDKLVKLGDLLGNEFIISIQSTDDNTQKIGETVESIVKNGGFPNFYGYQRFGSIRANTHKIGKLLVQNKYEDAVKTYIYDPEFDREDYRRTFGETGDAKRAIKEFPEYLTFERSLLGYIIRENTYKNAFSVFPRNLSMLFIHAYQSYLFNRILSDRMKYAGSMHKVLEGDLLYPVDRYFNPDRSQLIRASSYNIEKLNNLSRENRIRTVIPLIGYSTELSSGIEGEIESRIMAEEGIEKKDFNLSSDRRLGSSGDYRIMSVLPVDFKIIEKNRINFSLGKGIYATSLLRELIKGDLN, from the coding sequence ATGGAAGATAGCATCATAGGCATTAATGGATATTCTACTGATACTCCTGGCATTGATGGTAATATTAAATATGATCCGGAAAGTTTTATTGTAAATGAGATACCTGTAACAATTCCTGAAAACAATAATGGCAAGTATACCATATTAAAGGTGCGCCTGCGGAACTGGGATACCAATAAATTTTTGATGTACCTGGCAGATCAGTTGCATATAAGCAATAAAAGGATAACATATGCAGGGACCAAGGATAAAATAGGCATAACAACACAGTACTTCTGCATCAATATGCCGGAAAATCAGCAAATCAATAATATATCTATAAAGGATGCCGAGATTATTTCATCCTTCCGTACAGATAAACTGGTTAAACTGGGCGATTTACTGGGGAATGAATTCATAATAAGCATACAATCTACTGATGATAATACACAGAAAATAGGGGAGACCGTGGAGAGCATAGTTAAAAATGGAGGATTCCCAAATTTTTATGGGTACCAGAGATTTGGCAGCATAAGGGCAAATACCCATAAAATTGGTAAACTGCTGGTACAGAATAAATATGAAGATGCTGTTAAAACATATATTTATGATCCCGAATTTGACCGGGAGGATTACAGAAGAACATTCGGAGAGACCGGGGATGCGAAAAGGGCAATAAAAGAGTTTCCTGAATACCTGACATTTGAACGCTCATTGCTGGGTTATATTATAAGGGAAAATACATATAAAAACGCATTCAGCGTATTTCCCAGAAACCTATCTATGTTATTCATACATGCTTACCAGTCATATCTTTTTAACAGAATACTCTCTGACAGGATGAAATATGCCGGAAGCATGCATAAAGTCCTGGAAGGGGATTTGCTTTATCCCGTTGACAGGTATTTTAACCCGGATCGCAGCCAGTTAATACGTGCATCTTCATATAATATCGAAAAACTCAACAATCTTTCCAGGGAAAACAGGATCCGGACAGTTATACCCTTAATTGGCTATTCAACGGAACTATCTTCAGGCATTGAAGGGGAAATAGAAAGCAGAATAATGGCGGAGGAAGGAATAGAGAAAAAGGATTTCAATTTGAGTTCTGATAGGAGGCTGGGTTCATCCGGCGATTATAGAATAATGTCTGTGCTTCCAGTAGATTTCAAAATAATAGAAAAAAATAGAATAAATTTTTCCCTGGGAAAGGGCATTTATGCAACTTCCCTGTTAAGAGAACTTATTAAAGGCGATTTAAATTAA
- a CDS encoding ion channel, producing MNTQGSQIKSPQLAIWFVFQTVTTVGYGDVVPVNLTGRIIAIIIMLAGIGTVTTLTASTAAYMTNVKLKHKIKSIRMKNHTIICNYNDYSKNIILNYLNRKLKIDSLVLIANLQENPVKSDYVFFTPGDPTDEKTLAEANASEAKRFIVTGDFSSNVPLNLIDAKTILNIFQIRKLNKSAEIIAQVASSDNVTNAKSAGADEVITLNELSALVISKSIMNPKLPDFVLRLLSSGDGPKIYSVKIPDKYIVYNLLDFKKIFKKIVVLSVFSENDYIFPVEDN from the coding sequence ATAAATACTCAGGGAAGCCAGATAAAAAGCCCGCAACTGGCTATATGGTTTGTATTTCAAACTGTAACTACAGTTGGATACGGGGATGTAGTTCCGGTGAATTTAACAGGCAGAATAATAGCCATAATAATTATGCTCGCTGGAATAGGCACTGTAACCACCTTAACGGCATCTACAGCTGCATACATGACAAACGTTAAATTAAAGCACAAAATAAAGAGTATAAGAATGAAAAATCATACAATAATATGCAACTACAATGATTATTCCAAAAATATTATTCTTAACTATCTTAATAGAAAATTGAAAATAGATTCCCTTGTTCTGATTGCAAACCTTCAGGAAAACCCCGTAAAATCAGATTATGTATTTTTTACCCCGGGGGATCCAACAGACGAAAAAACCCTTGCCGAAGCAAATGCTTCAGAAGCCAAACGTTTTATTGTTACAGGGGATTTTAGCTCCAACGTCCCACTGAATCTTATAGATGCAAAAACAATACTGAATATATTTCAGATAAGAAAACTAAATAAATCTGCTGAAATAATAGCACAGGTAGCCAGTTCAGACAATGTAACAAATGCAAAAAGTGCAGGTGCAGATGAAGTTATTACCCTGAATGAACTCAGTGCCCTTGTCATATCAAAATCTATAATGAATCCCAAACTGCCTGATTTTGTTCTCCGATTATTATCATCCGGTGATGGCCCAAAAATCTATTCTGTAAAAATACCTGATAAGTACATCGTATACAATCTACTTGATTTCAAGAAAATTTTTAAAAAAATAGTAGTTCTATCCGTATTCAGCGAAAATGATTATATTTTTCCGGTTGAGGATAATTAA
- a CDS encoding aminotransferase-like domain-containing protein, which produces MEFQFSNKMKNIKSSEIRELLKYIHMPGMISFGGGLPNPESFPGEELRNILDDIMENYVSSALQYGQTNGLPELKEQLAAYLKSDENINVDPENILLTTGSQQALYALPLIFANEGDYVITEAPTYVGMLSSLTASGIRSQSVSMDDNGMITDELEEKLKSMKSKGIMPKFIYTIPTFQNPAGYTMPLDRRKHLLELAQQYNIPVIEDNPYGDLRYSGKKLPTLKSLDTNDMVTYLGTFSKIMAPGLRTGFTVSQPEVLGEFNKLKQSLDLTSDSLSQYIAYEYIRKGIIYKQIPKTIELYRRKRDIMLEALDDEMSDATWSRPEGGMFLWVKLNKDMDALKMLKRAINNKIAYVTGSAFYHNNPEMNTMRLNFTYSSDEDLKEGVKRLAKTIKEEKQSL; this is translated from the coding sequence ATGGAGTTTCAATTTTCTAATAAGATGAAAAATATAAAGTCCTCTGAAATCAGGGAGCTTTTAAAATATATCCATATGCCCGGCATGATATCCTTCGGCGGTGGGCTTCCGAACCCTGAAAGCTTTCCGGGCGAAGAGCTAAGGAATATACTTGACGATATAATGGAGAACTATGTTTCTTCTGCATTGCAATATGGCCAGACCAACGGTCTTCCTGAGCTTAAGGAACAGCTGGCTGCATACCTGAAAAGTGATGAAAACATAAATGTTGACCCGGAAAATATATTGCTTACAACAGGTTCACAGCAGGCACTGTATGCACTGCCTTTAATATTCGCAAATGAGGGCGATTATGTCATAACAGAAGCACCAACATATGTGGGTATGCTGTCTTCATTGACTGCCAGTGGAATCAGGTCTCAATCTGTAAGCATGGACGATAACGGGATGATAACGGACGAACTGGAAGAGAAGCTTAAATCCATGAAATCAAAGGGAATTATGCCAAAATTCATTTACACAATACCCACTTTCCAGAACCCTGCCGGGTATACTATGCCACTTGACAGAAGAAAACATCTTCTGGAACTTGCACAGCAGTATAATATCCCTGTAATAGAGGACAATCCATATGGAGACCTGAGATATTCCGGGAAAAAATTGCCCACGTTGAAAAGCCTTGATACCAATGATATGGTTACATATCTTGGAACATTTTCAAAAATAATGGCGCCCGGGCTTAGAACTGGATTTACCGTTTCACAGCCTGAAGTCCTCGGTGAGTTTAACAAATTAAAGCAGTCGCTTGACCTGACATCCGATTCACTTTCCCAGTATATAGCCTATGAATATATCAGGAAAGGCATAATATATAAGCAGATACCTAAAACAATAGAACTGTACAGAAGAAAAAGGGACATAATGCTCGAAGCACTTGATGATGAAATGAGTGATGCCACATGGTCCAGGCCCGAAGGCGGTATGTTTCTCTGGGTAAAACTTAACAAGGATATGGATGCCTTAAAAATGCTGAAAAGGGCAATAAACAATAAAATAGCATACGTTACCGGGTCAGCTTTTTACCACAACAATCCGGAAATGAATACCATGCGCCTGAATTTCACATATTCCAGCGATGAAGACCTTAAGGAAGGCGTTAAAAGGCTGGCAAAAACCATTAAAGAGGAAAAACAATCCCTTTAA
- the rpsB gene encoding 30S ribosomal protein S2, with protein MEEQLLIPEEEYQKSGIHIGTQVKSKDMDRYIFKIRNDGLYILDIKKTNHALIEAGKMLARYQPEQILVVAQRQYAFKPVAKFSEIVGSSSIIGRFIPGTLTNPNLKSYYNAKVILITDPLADTQAMKEAIRIGIPVISLCDANNKTDFVDLIIPTNNKGRMSLAVIYWLLSREILKNRGDIKSYDEMKAKVDDFEVQI; from the coding sequence ATGGAAGAGCAATTACTAATACCGGAAGAAGAATATCAGAAATCCGGTATCCATATAGGGACACAGGTCAAATCAAAGGATATGGATAGATACATATTCAAAATAAGAAATGATGGTTTATATATACTGGATATTAAAAAAACAAACCATGCGCTGATAGAAGCAGGCAAAATGCTGGCAAGGTACCAGCCCGAACAGATTCTTGTTGTGGCACAGAGGCAGTATGCATTTAAGCCAGTTGCAAAGTTCTCTGAAATAGTAGGCTCAAGTTCTATTATCGGGAGATTTATACCGGGAACGCTAACAAATCCAAATTTAAAGTCTTATTACAACGCAAAAGTAATACTTATAACAGATCCTTTAGCAGATACACAGGCAATGAAGGAAGCTATAAGGATAGGCATACCTGTAATATCACTCTGTGACGCAAACAACAAAACAGATTTTGTTGACCTTATTATTCCAACAAACAACAAGGGAAGAATGTCTCTTGCAGTTATATACTGGCTGCTTTCAAGGGAAATCTTGAAAAACAGAGGAGATATAAAATCATACGACGAAATGAAAGCTAAGGTAGATGATTTCGAAGTACAGATCTAA
- a CDS encoding TATA-box-binding protein, with the protein MSEMEKITIENIVASTSLAEHLDLSRIALALEGSEYEPEQFPGLIYRLKDPKTAVLIFRSGKVNCTGAKNLENVKKTIDIIIDKLKKAKIEVYDNPDIIVQNIVAVYDLESDLNLTDIAMSLGLENVEYEPEQFPGLVYRVEEPKVVLLLFGSGKVVCTGAKEESEIEQAVIKVKKELQKVGLI; encoded by the coding sequence ATGAGCGAAATGGAAAAAATAACCATAGAAAATATAGTTGCATCAACTTCACTGGCGGAACATTTAGACTTAAGCCGCATTGCATTAGCCCTCGAAGGTTCAGAATATGAACCGGAACAGTTCCCTGGATTGATATACAGGTTAAAGGACCCGAAAACAGCTGTACTGATTTTTAGAAGCGGAAAAGTAAACTGCACAGGCGCAAAAAATCTTGAAAATGTCAAAAAGACCATAGATATCATTATTGACAAACTGAAAAAAGCTAAAATAGAGGTATATGACAATCCCGATATTATAGTTCAAAATATTGTTGCAGTATATGACCTTGAATCTGACCTTAACCTTACAGATATAGCAATGTCCCTTGGCCTGGAAAATGTGGAATACGAGCCTGAACAATTCCCCGGTCTTGTATACAGGGTTGAGGAGCCAAAGGTTGTACTGCTACTTTTCGGTTCCGGTAAAGTTGTATGTACCGGTGCAAAGGAAGAGAGCGAAATAGAACAGGCAGTAATAAAGGTTAAGAAAGAACTTCAGAAAGTCGGATTAATTTAA
- the guaA gene encoding glutamine-hydrolyzing GMP synthase: MDAKKFIEESRELILSKLHGKGILACSGGQDSTLLSLIAAPIKNIEIIFVDTGLLRLNEVARVKSLFEKFGVKYKLIDAKKIFLDNLKGVVDPETKRKIIGKTFIDVFKKEAETFGATYLLQGTIAPDWIESGGASRDTIKSHHNVGGLPADLGFELIEPLRDLYKDEVREVSRYFGLPDVMPFPGPGLAIRIIGEVTEHKLEILKQATDILERSVNERYSGEKPWQYFCVLLSVKTTGVHGDQRTYGETIAIRMIDTLDGMTGTFSRPDWELISDISVNITDEVPEINRVVYDITDKPPATIEWE, translated from the coding sequence ATGGATGCTAAAAAATTTATTGAAGAAAGCAGGGAACTGATACTGTCAAAACTGCACGGAAAAGGGATTCTGGCCTGTTCTGGAGGGCAGGACAGCACCTTGCTATCACTGATAGCTGCCCCCATAAAAAACATAGAAATAATATTTGTTGATACTGGCTTGCTGAGGTTAAATGAAGTTGCCCGTGTTAAATCCCTTTTTGAAAAATTTGGTGTTAAATACAAATTAATTGATGCAAAAAAAATATTTCTTGATAATTTAAAGGGAGTGGTAGACCCTGAAACGAAGAGAAAAATTATTGGAAAAACATTTATAGATGTTTTCAAGAAAGAAGCTGAGACTTTTGGAGCTACATATCTGCTTCAGGGGACTATAGCCCCTGATTGGATTGAAAGCGGTGGCGCTTCCAGGGATACTATTAAAAGCCACCATAATGTTGGTGGTTTGCCTGCAGATCTGGGATTCGAACTGATTGAGCCATTGAGAGATCTTTACAAGGATGAAGTGAGGGAGGTATCAAGATATTTCGGGCTTCCAGATGTTATGCCATTTCCGGGCCCGGGCCTTGCAATAAGGATTATAGGAGAAGTTACTGAACATAAACTGGAGATATTAAAGCAGGCAACGGATATACTTGAAAGGTCTGTAAATGAGAGGTACAGTGGTGAAAAGCCATGGCAATATTTCTGCGTGCTCCTGTCTGTAAAAACTACAGGTGTTCATGGAGACCAGCGTACATACGGTGAGACAATAGCTATCAGAATGATAGATACACTTGACGGGATGACGGGCACCTTTTCAAGGCCGGATTGGGAGCTGATCAGCGATATTTCTGTAAATATTACCGATGAAGTGCCAGAAATTAATAGAGTTGTTTATGATATTACAGACAAACCCCCCGCCACTATAGAATGGGAATAA
- a CDS encoding pantetheine-phosphate adenylyltransferase, producing MITLVGGTFNRFHKGHEQLLLAAYNTGNKVMIGVTSDEYARKHKNIVISYKRRKARVERFMQKFTDNYEIHPLDSMFGNTLDVKDAILVVSPETHAGAIRINERRLSMGKNPLHIVKIPFTLGEDLFPISSTRIIKGEITVTGKRKTPVNIAISTGNELKLEATEKFIKTIMKNYRITRNTEYSTGSEQPFGSDTIRFATDRAMYGLKDNDYSIGIESGIFYNPVNNMYYDLHYCVVIDRYSVITTGFGSGFQMPDQVIDAIKNGTSTNEFVEAKYGIKKIGHGRGISGLISEDSVTRATLVYESVRNAFIPRMRPDIYCRRFD from the coding sequence ATGATAACACTTGTGGGTGGCACATTTAATAGATTTCATAAAGGGCATGAACAGCTTCTTCTTGCGGCATATAATACAGGAAATAAGGTAATGATAGGCGTAACCTCTGATGAATATGCCCGTAAGCATAAAAATATAGTTATTTCCTATAAAAGGAGAAAGGCGAGAGTTGAGAGGTTTATGCAGAAATTTACTGATAATTATGAGATCCATCCTCTTGATTCCATGTTTGGAAATACGCTTGATGTGAAAGATGCCATACTGGTTGTTTCGCCGGAAACGCATGCAGGCGCCATAAGAATTAATGAACGGCGCTTATCTATGGGCAAAAATCCACTGCATATTGTTAAAATACCTTTTACACTTGGGGAAGATTTATTCCCGATCAGCTCAACCAGGATAATTAAGGGAGAAATAACTGTAACCGGCAAAAGGAAAACACCTGTAAATATAGCAATTTCCACCGGAAATGAATTGAAACTGGAAGCAACGGAAAAGTTTATCAAAACTATCATGAAAAATTACAGGATCACAAGGAATACCGAATATTCAACAGGAAGTGAACAACCTTTCGGAAGTGATACAATACGTTTTGCAACAGATAGGGCAATGTACGGATTAAAAGATAATGATTACTCAATAGGAATCGAATCTGGAATTTTTTACAATCCTGTTAATAATATGTATTATGACCTGCATTACTGCGTGGTAATAGACAGATACAGTGTGATAACTACAGGTTTTGGGTCCGGGTTCCAGATGCCTGATCAGGTTATAGATGCCATTAAAAATGGCACCAGCACCAATGAATTTGTGGAAGCTAAGTATGGTATTAAGAAAATCGGGCATGGCAGAGGCATATCCGGGCTCATTTCAGAAGATTCAGTAACCAGGGCTACACTTGTATATGAATCAGTAAGAAATGCATTTATCCCGAGAATGAGGCCGGATATTTATTGCCGGCGTTTTGATTAG
- the guaB gene encoding IMP dehydrogenase — protein sequence MFREKFQNITEGYTFDDVLLKPLHSSIEPKNANVSSKFSRHISIGIPIVSSPMDTVTEESMAIAMARYGAIGVIHRNMSANEQVEMVKKVKKEESIIIRDVFSIAPDTPVNVARTLMKTKNIAGLPVVASGKLIGILTKRDLEFSESEGTVKDIMTKDVITADENVSIEDAKFILYKNRVEKLPLVDSKGRLVGLITAKDIKTREKFPNASRDEQGQLMVGAAIGAYDIDRAINLENAGSDFLVIDTAHAHNKNVLSSLKKIRNAIHIDIIAGNIATAEAAEDLISLGVDGLRVGIGPGSICTTRIVAGVGIPQLTAISDVADVASEHGIPVIADGGIRYSGDMIKALAAGASTVMLGSLLAGTEESPGTEMIINGRKYKAYRGMGSIGAIKAGKSDRYEKLGTNEFIAEGVEGSVPYRGKVSENLFQFVGGIKTGMGYLGAENLEELKKKAVFIKITNSGLRESHPHDIRIVSEPPNYQNSGIY from the coding sequence ATGTTTAGAGAAAAATTCCAAAATATTACAGAGGGCTATACTTTTGACGATGTACTTTTAAAACCATTGCATTCATCGATAGAACCTAAAAACGCAAATGTATCAAGCAAATTTTCGCGGCATATCAGCATTGGCATACCGATTGTGAGCTCGCCCATGGATACAGTAACAGAGGAGTCAATGGCAATTGCAATGGCAAGATATGGGGCTATTGGTGTCATTCACCGCAATATGTCAGCGAATGAACAGGTTGAGATGGTTAAGAAGGTTAAGAAAGAGGAGAGCATTATAATCCGGGACGTTTTTTCAATAGCTCCTGACACTCCTGTAAATGTAGCCAGAACTCTCATGAAAACAAAAAATATTGCCGGTTTGCCCGTTGTAGCTTCCGGGAAGCTAATAGGGATTTTAACCAAGAGGGATCTTGAATTTTCAGAGTCAGAAGGCACAGTGAAGGATATAATGACAAAGGACGTAATTACTGCTGATGAGAACGTTTCAATAGAAGATGCAAAGTTTATACTTTATAAAAACAGGGTTGAAAAGCTACCACTTGTGGACTCTAAGGGAAGGCTGGTCGGGCTAATAACAGCTAAAGACATAAAGACCAGGGAAAAATTCCCCAATGCATCAAGGGACGAACAGGGCCAGCTCATGGTGGGTGCAGCTATAGGGGCATACGATATAGATAGGGCTATCAATCTTGAAAACGCAGGATCTGATTTTCTGGTAATAGATACAGCCCACGCCCATAATAAAAATGTCCTCTCATCCCTTAAAAAGATAAGAAATGCAATCCATATAGACATAATAGCAGGCAATATTGCAACAGCGGAGGCTGCGGAGGATCTAATCTCACTTGGCGTTGATGGTTTAAGGGTTGGCATAGGCCCCGGTTCAATATGCACAACCAGGATAGTTGCAGGTGTAGGGATTCCACAGCTAACTGCCATATCAGATGTTGCGGACGTTGCCAGCGAACATGGAATTCCTGTAATAGCTGATGGTGGAATAAGGTATTCAGGAGATATGATAAAGGCACTGGCGGCTGGAGCTTCCACCGTTATGCTCGGGTCACTGCTTGCAGGCACAGAGGAGAGCCCGGGTACAGAAATGATAATAAATGGCAGGAAATACAAGGCATACAGGGGAATGGGGTCAATAGGCGCCATAAAGGCCGGAAAATCAGATAGATATGAAAAACTCGGGACAAATGAGTTCATAGCCGAGGGCGTGGAAGGTTCAGTACCATACAGGGGCAAAGTTTCCGAAAACCTGTTCCAGTTCGTTGGTGGAATAAAGACCGGCATGGGATACCTTGGTGCAGAAAATCTGGAGGAGTTAAAGAAAAAAGCAGTATTTATAAAAATCACCAATAGTGGATTAAGGGAAAGCCACCCCCATGACATACGCATTGTTTCAGAACCTCCAAATTACCAGAATTCTGGCATCTACTGA